The sequence GCTTCGATCCGAACACCAGCGCCCGCCAGCGCTCGGACGTCCTGCAGCAGCTGGCCCTGAATGATTGCGGCCCGCAATACGCGGCCTATGCCCAGCAGCGCCCGCGCAATTTCCTCGAGCGCCTGTTCAACCCGGAAAACCGCGTCTACGAGCAGCAGCAGATCGCCCGCGTCCCCGCGACCGCCGAGCGCGACCGCAACTATTCCACGGCCGATACGACCGAGCGCGGCTTCGGCCGCGGCAGCTATCGCACGCTCTGCGTCCGCACCTGCGACGGCTACTATTTCCCGATCAGCTTCTCGACGCGCCGGGCCAATTTCGCAACGGACGAGCAGGTCTGCCAGCAGATGTGCCCCGGCACCCAGGTAGCCCTCTACGCGCACCGAAATCCTGGCCAGGACAGCTCCGACGCGCGCGCCACGTCGGACGAAACGCCCTATAGCGCGCTCTCGACCGCCTTTGCCTACCGCACCAGCTTCAACCCCGGCTGCACATGCGGCAGCCCCTCGTCGATCCAGGCGTTCACCGGCGGCTATACCCCGGCAGCGCTGGCCGAGACGCCGATGGAAGAAGCCATGCCGCCCGTTCCGGGCCCTGCCCCCTTCGTCGGCGAAGACCCCGAAACGCTTGCCAACCGCGCCGGTTCGCTCGACCCCGACTCGCTGGGCACGGCGAGCGTGGAGACGCCGGTTGCCTCGCTGTCACCGTCGCCGTCGCGCCAGGCCGGCGTCGCAAGGCGTGTCGGCCCCTCCTATTTCTACGCCCAATAGTCCAGCCAGATCGGCCGCGGCCGCGACAACAGAGCGTCGCGCGATGGACGATGGGCTCGACAAAATGCTCAACTGACACGTCGGAACGCGACCAGCGCAGCCACGTCGCGGTGCGGATCAAGACACAAGAAGCGACCAGGACGATCGCGCCGCCGAAGGCAGGCCGTCCCACAGGACATGACGGGAGCAGACGCCAATGACCCTTATCACCACGCCGCCCTGGCTCGGGCTGCCGACGCATCGCAACTGGCTCAACGATCAGATCAACCGCCTGATCGACTTCCTGCAGGGAGCCCGCCTCGAGGCAGGCGGCTTCGGCTATCTGCTCGAGGATGGCACGTCCGATCCGATCCGGCCGCGTGAGCTCTATCTGAACGGTCGCATGACCCACGTCGCCGCCCTTGCCTACATGCGCGGAATTCCGGGAGCGGGCCCGCTGGTCGATCATGGCGTCGCCGCCCTGACGAACGACTTCCACGACAAGGTGAATGGCGGCTGGTACTCGGCCCTCGAGCCTGCCGGTTGCCCGATCCCGGGCCGCAAGGCCGCCTATGACCATTCCTTCGTGCTACTGGCCGGCGCCTCGGCCGCCGAAGCCGGCCGCCCCGGCGGGCGCGAACTGTTCGACGCCGCGGCCGAGGTGTTCCTGAAGCATTTCTGGGACGAGGAAGCCGGCATGTCGCGCGAATCCTTCGCGGCCGACTTCACCGATATGGACAGCTATCGCGGCGCCAATTCGAACATGCATTGGGTCGAAGCCTGCCTAGCCGCCGGCGATGCCTCGGGCGACGCCGCCTGGTACGACCGGGCGCTATCCATGGCCGATCGGCTGATCAACCGGGCCGCGCGCGAGCACAACTGGTTCCTGCCGGAACACTTCGATTCCGACTGGAAGCCGCAGCCCGACTATAACACCGACGATCGCGCCCATCCGTTCCGCCCCTTTGGCTCGACGGTTGGACACTGGCTGGAATGGTCGCGCCTGCTGGTTCACATCGAAGCGTCGCTGACGGCGCCGCCGGCCTGGCTGCGCGAAGC is a genomic window of Kaistia defluvii containing:
- a CDS encoding DUF2865 domain-containing protein gives rise to the protein MSVERVFSRILMAAMIFAAGAEMAEAASSVCVRLEGRLASLQRSQNSGAGKVANQDNAINQQRAALNAANADARRAGCKGGFLMFKSNAAAPECAGILKRINGMQANLNRLEQRRSASSFDPNTSARQRSDVLQQLALNDCGPQYAAYAQQRPRNFLERLFNPENRVYEQQQIARVPATAERDRNYSTADTTERGFGRGSYRTLCVRTCDGYYFPISFSTRRANFATDEQVCQQMCPGTQVALYAHRNPGQDSSDARATSDETPYSALSTAFAYRTSFNPGCTCGSPSSIQAFTGGYTPAALAETPMEEAMPPVPGPAPFVGEDPETLANRAGSLDPDSLGTASVETPVASLSPSPSRQAGVARRVGPSYFYAQ
- a CDS encoding AGE family epimerase/isomerase; its protein translation is MTLITTPPWLGLPTHRNWLNDQINRLIDFLQGARLEAGGFGYLLEDGTSDPIRPRELYLNGRMTHVAALAYMRGIPGAGPLVDHGVAALTNDFHDKVNGGWYSALEPAGCPIPGRKAAYDHSFVLLAGASAAEAGRPGGRELFDAAAEVFLKHFWDEEAGMSRESFAADFTDMDSYRGANSNMHWVEACLAAGDASGDAAWYDRALSMADRLINRAAREHNWFLPEHFDSDWKPQPDYNTDDRAHPFRPFGSTVGHWLEWSRLLVHIEASLTAPPAWLREAATALFNHAITFGWAVDGHDGFVYTTDFEGVVVTEVRMHWSLCEGIAAAALLGAVTGDALYEHWYRKLWDHAARYFVEPQRGTWKHQLAGDLTEAGSVWPGRPDTYHVLNALLLPQLPAAPGAATALARGLA